In Saccopteryx leptura isolate mSacLep1 chromosome 9, mSacLep1_pri_phased_curated, whole genome shotgun sequence, the genomic window GTCTACTGATTTTTCTTATCACCTTAGTTGCTGTTCATTGTCCCTAATGGATTCACAGCATTTTCTATGAATCTCAGGTTCCTGTTCAGCcacatttttaactatttttttctctgctccctcctcctcctccttctcttcctcctccttctcttcctcctcctgtttttctccttctcctacttcccctccttcttcttcttccttcttttttttttttttttgccttacctTCCTCCTCCAGGTTTTTAAGGTCATATTTGTAGTTGGGTTTATAACCatgtttcttcccttttctgctatagcagttgttagttatttttttctaaaccaatgaaatagaagacatttGCATTTGAGAGTTTCTTCATTTGCATAGGTTCACCCCAAACTCAAGGATCAATCCAACCCTATGACCATAATAATGTGTTAATATTTATATGATACTAAATTTTGGATTCATTTGTAGACCAGTCAAATAGTCATGACCCAGGAGCAAGATGCCAGGAAACCCAAGCTGAAAATTCAAGGCAAGTTCAAGAATTCAATTTTAAGATTAGAAGCTTTGTAAGAAAGGTTCTTGATAAGGGTACTAGAATTTGGAGAGCATTAGTTAATACTAAATTTGAGCAAATTCCAAAGAATATAAGGCAAATGGGAAAGCCCTTTTTCATAATAGAGACCTTATACAGGATCAGaagattcaaaaaaaaattttttttattaagtgagaggtgggaaggcagagaaacagactcacacatgcactttgatcaggatccacccagctagccctctatggagtgatgctctgcccatctggggccactgccccattgcttggcaactgaactatttcagtACTTGAtatgaggccatgaagccatcctcaccACCAGGTGCCAATTGCTCAAACCTTTcgagccatgactacaggaggaaaagagagagagaagagggaggggtggaagcagatggtagcctctcctgtgtgccctgactgggaattgaccctgggacttccacatgccaggccaatgctctaccactgagcaaactggctagggccaggaGTGTCAAATATTGAAGCAGTCTTCTGATTCTCCAGAGTTACACAGTAAAGGAGCCTTTATTATACAAAGTAGAGTTCAGGCAGTTATGAGACCCTGTGAATATAATGCAAATGAAGGTTCCTTCCATCAAATGTTAAACCACAATGTGTATCAGAACATTCACAGTGGAGAAACCTTACGACTTTAATGGATATGGGGAAATCTGTAGAAATCAGTTCTTATGTTGGTGGAAAGAACACCACCAGTGAAGTCAGACTGGACTTTGGTTCAGCAACttcagtacttgagttctggcatGGAAAGAATTCAGAGGCATGACTCAAACTataacagaaattttatttagaaagtcaggGGTAGAAAaagtgagctgtagaagaaatgggctcaggaaacaaattacagaggcaaaaggaCCCTTGGAGcttaagaggaagagagagaaaagaaaaccgcACAAAAGGCAAGGGTGTaccttatagcagtggtccccaacccctgggctgtggactggtactggtccatgggccatttggtaccggtccgcagagaaagattaaataacttacattatttctgttttatttatatttaagtctgaatgatgttttatttttttaaatgaccagattctctctgttatatctaagactcactcttgacgcttgtctcggtcatgtgatacatttatccatcccaccctaacggccagtccatgaaaatattttctgacattaaaccggtctgtggcccaaaaaaggttggggaccattgccttATAGAGAGAGCTGCACTGGGCCCTCCCTCTTGAAGGTATTGATCTGCAGGCTGtcggggaggatctcaatagaatattcatcagctttccaggtgtatTCTTTCAGAGgcgtggtctctactgattggtcagtgccaggtCGGGAGGTTGTTAGTCAATACAGCTGGTCttgaggtcagccatggcatcactTGTCTGGTGTTGCTGCTTTTCTAGGCCTGGAGCAGAAATACAACTTAGGTCTAGATGTTATCCGTAGTGGTtgatgcttaagggagtggttgtgCAAGGGCCCCACATGGGAATCACATGAAGCCACTCTTCAGTCCTTTGTTCTCCCTCTAGTGGGGTCTCCTGAATGAGTAACAACGtgaggaggaaaggtcaggggagtgTCCAAGTCATATGGCCAGTGTTATGCTAGGGGAGGAAATGTCACCCTGGGgttgaggtccttgttttcccagtttttccCATTGctcggcacctggggctttccacccTGATGACCTGTACCTGGCCCATTACATGTCAGTCTAATTGCCTACCATACTTAAGAGTTATTTGGAAAATACAGCAGACAAATAAAAAAGCCTTATTCATTAATGAATTTGGAAATTTTTCTCTAGGACTGGCGAACTCACAAATCAGAAAACTCAAACTGGAGTGAAAACCTATACATGCGATGAATGTAGGAAGTCTTTCTGCCAGCAGTCGGCTCTGCTAGCACATCAGCACACTCATTCACAGGACAAGGCCAGTGAGCGTGTGAAATCTGGCTCTGGGAATAGAGACCTCACAagacatcagaaaacaaacaccaGAGAGAAAACCTTTGAATGCAAAGAATGTAAGAAGACTTTCTACCACCTGTCATCTCTCAGTAGACATTTGAGAACTCAtgcaggggagaaaccctatgaatgtgaTCAGTGTGAGAAGTCCTTCTACCAGAAGCCACACCTTGTAGAACACCAGAAaacacacacaggagagaaaccctttGAATGTACTGAATGTGGAAAGTTTTTCTATGTCAAGGCATACCTGGTGGTACATCAGAAAACACACACGGGGGAGAAACCATttgaatgtaaggaatgtgggaaatACTTCTCCCAGAAATCTCACCTTACAGTACATCAAAGAACACatacaggggagaaaccctataaatgtaaggaatgtggaaAATCCTTCTCTAGAAATTCACACCTCAAAACTCATCAGAgaactcacactggagagaagccctatgaatGTCGTGAATGTCGGAAGTGCTTCTACCAGAAGTCTGCCCTCACAGTACATCAGCGAACTcacacaggggagaaaccctTTGAATGTAGTAAATGTGGGAAACACTTTTATTATAAATCTGACCTTACTAAACATGAAAGAaaacacacaggagagaaaccctataaatgtaaggaatgtggTAAGTCTTTCTCTGTGAACTCAATCCTGAGGTTACATCAAAGgactcacactggagagaaaccttatgaATGTAAGGAGTGTGGGAAACTCTTCTCCCAGAAGTCACATTATATCATACACCAGAGAAAAcacacaggggagaaaccctatgaatgtcaAAAGTGTAAGAAAACTTTTATCCAGAGATCAGAACTCACTGCACAtcagaagacacacacacagggaaagtgCTCATAAATAGTATGGATTGGGAAATTCTGTCTGAATCATCCTTCAGGATAATTAGATAATTAACACAAGACAGGAACCTTATAAATAGCATCAATGTGGTACAATTGAGCCACAGTCTTTTCTTCACAGAGAGGAAAAACACAGAGAAATTCTATAAGGGTGAAATTTTTACCACATGTCAGACTTTACTAAATATCAGACTATGTAGATGGCAGAAACACAACAAATTGTGAAACATGAGGAAACCTTTCAGAAGTCATACTTTATTGCACAATATAGAAATCACAGAGGAGAGAAATCCTGTAAGTAAAATGAATGTCGGGGAAATTTTCTGTCAGGGCAGCCACTATGAGATATCCAAAAGCTTGTGTGAGTGGAAACTGCTATCAGCACTCTGGTTGTTCAGAAGTCTAGTTGGGCTTATGTTAGACTACTCAAAGGAGGTGACGGCAAAGATTGGGACAGAGGCAGAAACCTTCATCAGAAGTGATGTTTCAGCAAATGTCAGATTATTGATACTGGGATAGAACTTTTAAATAggtgaaatcttttaaaattcaaagagaATTTGTTCTGAGGGAAATATGTAGTTATGCTAGAAGTCATGTTACAGAGATGAGatgtaaggtatttttaaaaaataatatgtatatacatgaagcttttcaaaagtataaataaattgaaaaagcaGGCAACATCAGTAAACGTGGAGAGTTCTGTAATGTGTAGgacttgtgtgtgtatgtatttgagTGGACTATAAAACACGGTGTGTGGATGTTTGATGTGAGAGTGGAATCTGTCCATAATTGTATATAGGGAGATATGTAGCAGTTCAATGATGTTTATGTAGATGAAGACATTCCACATTGTTTCAGCAGTTATTCCTGTTGTTGATATAtctaagtataatttttttttctttttttcttttttttttttataataattttatttttttaatggggtgacatcaataaatcaggatacatatattcaaagataacaagtccaggttatcttgtcgtccaattatgttgcatacccaccacccaaagtcagattgtcctctgtcaccttctatcttgttttctttgtgcccctccccaccccctttccctctcccattcccccttcccccccgtaaccaccacactcttatcaatgtctcttagtttcactattatgtcccacctacatatggaataatacagttcctggttttttctgatttacttatttcgcttcgtatcatgttatcaagatcccaccattttgctgtaaatgttccgatgtcatcatttcttatggctgagtagtattccatagtgtatatgtgccacatcttctttatccagtcatctattgacgggctttttggttgtttccatgtcctggccactgtgaacaatgctgcaataaacatggggctgcatgtgtctttgcgtatcaatgtttctgagttttgggggtatatgcccagtagagggattgctgggtcataaggtagttctattttcagttttttgaggaaccaccatactttcttccataatggttgtactactttacattcccaccaacagtgtatgagggttcctttttctccacagcctctccaacatttgctattacctgtcttgctactaacagctaatcgaacaggtgtgaggtggtatctcattgctgttttgatttgcatttctctaatagctaaagaagatgagcatcttttcatatatctgttggccatttgtatttcttcctgggagaagtgtctattcatatcctcttcccattttttattggattgtttgtttgttgttgagttttatgagttctttgtatattttggatattaggcccttatctgagctgttgtttgaaaatatcatttcccatttagttggctttctgtttattttgttaccagtttctctcgctgagcaaaaacttcttagtctgatgtagtcccattcattaatttttgccttcacttctcttgcctgtggagttaaattcataaaatgctctttaaaacccaggtccatgagttgagtacctatgtcttcttctatgtacttaattgtttcaggtcttatgtttagttctttgatccattttgagttaatttttgtacagggggagagactgtagtccagtttcattcttttgcatgtggctttccagttttcccagcaccatttattgaagaggctttcttttctccattgtgtgttgttggcccctttatcaaaaattatttgactatatatatgtggttttatttctggactttctattctgttccattggtctgagtgtctatttttctgccaataccatgctgttttgattgtcgtggccctataatatagtttgaagtcaggtattgtaatgcccccagcttcattctttttctttaggattgctttggctattcggggttttttatagttccatataaatctgatgattttttgctctatttctttaaaaaacgtcattggaagtttgatgggaattgcattaaatttgtatattgctttgggtaatatagccatcttgattatatttattcttcctagccaagaacaaggtatattcttccatctcattatatctttttcgatttcccttaacaatggtttatagttttcattatataagtcctttacattcttttttatgtttattcctaagtattttatttttttttgttgcaatcgtgaaggggattattcttttgagttccttctcagttgtttcattgttggcatatagaaaggctattgacttctgtatgttaattttgtatcctgcgaccttactgtattggcttattgtttctagtagtctttttgtggattctttgggattttcgatgtataggatcatatcatctgcaaaaagtgatacctttacttcttcttttccgatatggatgccttttatttctttgtcttgtctgattgctctggctagaacttctagtaccacattaaataacagtggcgagagtggacaaccctgtcttgttcctgatttaagggggaaagccttcagtttagtgccatttaatatgatgttagctgatggtttatcatatatggcctttatcatgttgagatattttccttctatacccattttgttgagagtcttaaacataaaattgtgttgtattttatcgaaagccttttctgcgtctattgataagatcatgtggtttttgttctttgttttgttgatatggtgtattacgttaaccgttttacgtatgttgaaccatccttgagattctgggatgaatcccacttgatcatgatgtattattttttttatatgttgttgtattcgatttgctagtattttgtttagtattttagcatctgtattcattagagatattggtctgtagttttctttttttgtgccatccttgcctggttttggtatgagggttatgttggcctcataaaatgtgtttggaagtattgcttcttcttcaattttttggaagactttgagtagaataggaaccaagtcttctttgaatgtttgataaaattcgcttgtatagccgtcagggcctggacatttatttttggggaggtttttaatggttttttctatttcttctttactgataggtctgtttaggctttctgcttcttcttgactcagtctaggaaggttgtattgttctaggaatttatccatttcttctaggttgttgaatttagtggcataaagtttttcatagtattctacaataattctttgtatatctacggtgtccgtggtgatttctcctctttcattttggattttgtttatatgagttctttctcttttttccttggtaagtcttgccacgggtttgtcaattttgttgatcttttcaaagaaccagctccttgttctattaattttttctatagtttttctattctctaattcatttatttctactctgatttttattatctcctttcttcggctggttttgggttgtctttgttcttctttttctagttccttaaggtgggaagttaagtggttcacttgggctctctcttgtttgttcatatttgcctgaagtgatatgaacttccctcttattactgcttttgctgcatcccatagattctgatatgtcgtattgtcattttcattagtctgtatatatcttttgatctctgcacttatttcttctctgacccattcattttttaaaagtatgttgtttagtttccacatttttgtgggatttttttcctcttttttgcagttgaattctagtttcaaggctttatgatcagaaaatatgcttggtacaacttcaatttttctgaatttgctgatgttgtttttgtggcccaacatatggtcaattcttgagaatgacccatgtacactggagaaaaatgtatactcagtcactttgggatgaaatgtcctgtagatgtctatcatatccaggtgctctagtgttttgtttaaggccactatgtctttgttgattctctgtttggatgaccgatctagagccgtcagcggtgtattgaggtctccaagtatgattgtgtttttgtcagtttttgttttaagatcaataagtagctgtcttatatattttggtgctccttggtttggtgcatatatattaagaattgttatgtcttcttgattcagtgtccccttagccattatgaaatggccatttttgtctctgagtacttttcctgtcttgtagtcagcattatccgatatgagtattgctacacctgcttttttttggatgttatttgcttggagtattgttttccagcctttcactttgaatttgtttttatccttgttacttagatgagtttcctgtaggcagcatacagttggattttcttttttaatccattgtgctactctgtgcctttttattggtgagtttaatccgtttacatttagtgtaattattgatacttgtgagttccctattgccattttatatcttgctttctgttagttttgtgtcttgtttgatccttctctttcgtttttctatcttttgtttttatttggttgtattccatacatctttcctctgttgctatcttttttatctcatgtgcttctgtggtggttttttcaatggtggttacctttgaataatgaaaagggtccctaccctgttcattgtagcgaactattttgtgagtactttcgcactccatcgtcctttgctactgttaatctccatcttctccccctctttctttttgttgttgtcacagtttaaatttggttttattgtgttcttcttggagcttttacttgtggctctgtttttttttgttctttgtatctgattggagaaccccctttagtaattcctggagtgggggttttctgatgataaattccctcatcttttctgtatctgtgaatgtttttatttctccttcatatttgaagaatagttttgatgggtatagtattcgtggctgaaagttcctctctttcaggactttaaatattggggtccactctcttctagcttgtagagtttctgctgagaaatctgatgataatctaatgggccttcctttatatgttgtattcttcttttccctggctgccttgagaattttttctttgctgttggtttgtgtcaatttcattatgatatgccttggagtaggtttgttggggttaagaaaactcggagttctgtttgcttcttgaacttgaggctttagttctttccacaggcttgggaagttctcatctattatttgtttatgttctccattccattttctctctcttctccctctgttatacctattattcttatgttattctttttgatggagtcagataattcttgtagggctatctcatttttttttaatttttaagtctctttcttcttctctctgctgtgcctcaagttgcttgtcttctatctgacctgttctattagctaagcttgttacttcgtttttcagctcgtgaattgagtgtttcatctctgtttgatttgattttatagtttcaattgccttggacatatattctttgtgttcattgagttgttttctgagctccctaaattgtctttctgtgttttcttgtatatctcggaggatttttaggatttctatcttgaattctctgtcatttagctccaaggtttccaatatattaaattttttctccatagatttttcctcatctagctgtgttacctctctgtcttttgtatccatgatattcgattttctcttccttaatggcatctgagggtggttttgttgatagtattaatgagatttaataaagaataaaaagttaaaaaaaataataaaaaaataaaaaatcgaaaatagttttttttaaaaaaaaattaataatgaaataaagaaaaataaaataaaataaaaattttttaaaaaaggaaattattccccccctccttttttcctctcctctcctctcccctctttcttgagaaaatcttgtggtgaactgtgaattataacaaacaatgcctgtgatggagggcctgaattggggaaaagtaataaaggggcaaaaaaaaaaaaaaa contains:
- the LOC136381392 gene encoding zinc finger protein 25-like isoform X3, coding for MLETYRHLVAVGYCVTKPSIIFKLKQGKEPWLLELPRRKYPDQSNSHDPGARCQETQAENSRTGELTNQKTQTGVKTYTCDECRKSFCQQSALLAHQHTHSQDKASERVKSGSGNRDLTRHQKTNTREKTFECKECKKTFYHLSSLSRHLRTHAGEKPYECDQCEKSFYQKPHLVEHQKTHTGEKPFECTECGKFFYVKAYLVVHQKTHTGEKPFECKECGKYFSQKSHLTVHQRTHTGEKPYKCKECGKSFSRNSHLKTHQRTHTGEKPYECRECRKCFYQKSALTVHQRTHTGEKPFECSKCGKHFYYKSDLTKHERKHTGEKPYKCKECGKSFSVNSILRLHQRTHTGEKPYECKECGKLFSQKSHYIIHQRKHTGEKPYECQKCKKTFIQRSELTAHQKTHTQGKCS
- the LOC136381392 gene encoding zinc finger protein 25-like isoform X2 translates to MNKPQAPVTFKDVIVEFTWEEWQLLDTAQKTLYREVMLETYRHLVAVGYCVTKPSIIFKLKQGKEPWLLELPRRKYPDQSNSHDPGARCQETQAENSRTGELTNQKTQTGVKTYTCDECRKSFCQQSALLAHQHTHSQDKASERVKSGSGNRDLTRHQKTNTREKTFECKECKKTFYHLSSLSRHLRTHAGEKPYECDQCEKSFYQKPHLVEHQKTHTGEKPFECTECGKFFYVKAYLVVHQKTHTGEKPFECKECGKYFSQKSHLTVHQRTHTGEKPYKCKECGKSFSRNSHLKTHQRTHTGEKPYECRECRKCFYQKSALTVHQRTHTGEKPFECSKCGKHFYYKSDLTKHERKHTGEKPYKCKECGKSFSVNSILRLHQRTHTGEKPYECKECGKLFSQKSHYIIHQRKHTGEKPYECQKCKKTFIQRSELTAHQKTHTQGKCS
- the LOC136381392 gene encoding zinc finger protein 25-like isoform X1; translated protein: MIRSHDLSFNLLCSSLLLSTFSQEQQKMNKPQAPVTFKDVIVEFTWEEWQLLDTAQKTLYREVMLETYRHLVAVGYCVTKPSIIFKLKQGKEPWLLELPRRKYPDQSNSHDPGARCQETQAENSRTGELTNQKTQTGVKTYTCDECRKSFCQQSALLAHQHTHSQDKASERVKSGSGNRDLTRHQKTNTREKTFECKECKKTFYHLSSLSRHLRTHAGEKPYECDQCEKSFYQKPHLVEHQKTHTGEKPFECTECGKFFYVKAYLVVHQKTHTGEKPFECKECGKYFSQKSHLTVHQRTHTGEKPYKCKECGKSFSRNSHLKTHQRTHTGEKPYECRECRKCFYQKSALTVHQRTHTGEKPFECSKCGKHFYYKSDLTKHERKHTGEKPYKCKECGKSFSVNSILRLHQRTHTGEKPYECKECGKLFSQKSHYIIHQRKHTGEKPYECQKCKKTFIQRSELTAHQKTHTQGKCS